A stretch of the Arachis stenosperma cultivar V10309 chromosome 6, arast.V10309.gnm1.PFL2, whole genome shotgun sequence genome encodes the following:
- the LOC130932935 gene encoding oleosin G-like: MADRPTFQTPLSPHHAFLRRLQDHTPNSTQLTGLLTLLITGLILLLLTGLTVTGTVIAMIFFSPLIIIFGPIWIPIGTLFLLITAAFLSMCGFGIVLVTAVSWMYRYFRPGSDRMDYARSRIYNTATHVKDYAREYSDYLQSKVKDAAPGA; the protein is encoded by the coding sequence ATGGCTGACAGACCTACCTTCCAAACACCATTATCACCGCACCATGCATTCCTCCGAAGGCTCCAAGATCACACTCCCAACTCCACCCAGCTCACCGGCCTTTTAACCCTTCTCATCACCGGTTTAATCTTGCTCCTCCTCACCGGCCTAACCGTCACCGGAACCGTAATCGCCATGATTTTCTTCTCCCCCTTGATAATCATCTTCGGTCCTATTTGGATCCCAATCGGAACCCTATTTCTTCTCATAACCGCCGCCTTCTTATCCATGTGCGGATTCGGGATCGTTCTCGTCACCGCAGTGTCTTGGATGTATCGTTACTTCCGGCCCGGTTCCGACCGGATGGATTACGCTCGGAGCCGGATCTATAATACAGCCACCCACGTCAAAGACTACGCTAGAGAATACAGTGACTACTTGCAGAGTAAGGTCAAAGATGCTGCACCCGGTGCTTAG
- the LOC130933068 gene encoding disease resistance protein RGA2-like — protein sequence MAESFIFSIAESLITKLASRAYQEASRVAGVYDDLQDLKTSLSYVKAVLLDAEQKQEQNHELREWLKQIKLIFYDAENLLDQVDCESLRKQLRITHKDKVGGFFSSSNPLLFRYKISQRIKEIRKRLDRVAADRDKFGLQTIAADRRVVHRRELTYSHVVESDVIGRDHDKEKIVKLLMEPSLDNNAGSKDISVIPIVGIGGLGKTTLAKLVFNDKRINESFPLKMWVCVSDEFDIKQLIIKIINAATLNGTTSGDAHVVQQTLKDLDIEQLQYLLRNKLAGQKFLLVLDDVWSEDRAKWIELRDLIKAGGAEGSKIVVTTRSYSVASIMGTVPFHDLQGLSFEESLSLFVKWAFKGREEEKYPNLVMIGKEIVRKCKGVPLAIRTLASLLFSKYEINVWESLRDDEIWNLPQKKDDILPALKLSYDQMPSYLRKCFAMFSLFPKDFEFQSHGIHALWRAAGLLPSPSKNETSLDIANRYLSELMSRSFLENVSDVSTYYYFFIHDLVHDLAQYVANDDYQLISSENPNIPENVLHLSFTELDLFSKSFKLNLSSVRTILFPFGIEKAGNEDLLTTWVSTCKYLRYLDLRDSTFETLPRSISKLKHLRFLSLRNNRRIRKLPASICTLQNLEELHLRGCVELETLPKKLRNLINLQRISITSKQSVLPEGDIAKLGSLKYLDIYACDNLESAFVGVKLSALRFLRIMRCKNLKSLPLDTHHFPQLEQFTVDECGNFELSDGHEDMNSVLRLKTIYFSMVVNFPYSLQGYANTLQTLVFAKCYELEVLPEWLLNMTSLKYLHIWNCPKLMSLPNGIPRLTALEVLRIQNCPELYRKYQPHVGEYWHQISHIKHADIRKTWRSR from the coding sequence ATGGCAGAATCATTCATCTTCAGCATCGCTGAATCACTCATAACTAAGCTTGCTTCTCGTGCATACCAAGAAGCATCTCGAGTGGCTGGTGTCTACGATGACCTCCAAGACTTGAAAACCAGTCTCTCTTATGTGAAAGCTGTGTTGTTGGATGCTGAGCAGAAGCAGGAGCAGAACCATGAGCTGCGGGAGTGGCTGAAGCAGATCAAGCTCATCTTCTATGATGCTGAGAACTTGCTTGATCAAGTTGACTGCGAATCACTGCGCAAGCAACTGCGAATCACTCACAAGGACAAGGTAGGTGGCTTCTTCTCGAGTTCTAATCCACTTTTGTTTCGCTATAAGATTTCTCAACGGATCAAAGAGATTAGGAAGAGATTAGACAGAGTCGCGGCCGATAGGGATAAGTTTGGGCTTCAAACAATTGCAGCTGACAGGCGAGTTGTGCACAGGAGGGAATTGACTTACTCCCATGTTGTTGAGTCTGATGTCATAGGAAGGGATCATGATAAAGAAAAGATTGTAAAGCTCTTGATGGAACCGAGTCTTGACAACAATGCTGGCTCTAAAGATATTTCTGTGATTCCCATTGTGGGAATTGGAGGTTTGGGAAAGACCACTCTTGCTAAGCTTGTCTTCAATGATAAAAGGATAAATGAGTCCTTTCCATTGAAAATGTGGGTGTGTGTGTCTGATGAATTTGATATCAAGCAATTGattattaaaatcatcaatGCTGCTACTCTTAACGGTACCACTTCTGGAGATGCTCATGTTGTCCAACAAACCTTGAAAGACTTGGACATTGAACAATTGCAATATCTTCTAAGAAATAAGCTTGCTGGTCAGAAGTTCTTACTTGTCTTGGATGATGTATGGAGTGAAGATCGTGCCAAATGGATTGAACTGAGAGATCTCATCAAAGCGGGTGGTGCTGAAGGAAGTAAAATTGTAGTGACAACACGAAGTTACTCTGTTGCTTCTATAATGGGTACTGTGCCTTTTCATGATTTACAAGGTCTTTCTTTTGAGGAATCTTTGTCTTTGTTTGTGAAATGGGCTTTTAAAggaagagaagaggaaaagtACCCTAATTTGGTAATGATTGGAAAAGAAATTGTGAGAAAGTGTAAAGGAGTTCCTTTAGCAATAAGAACATTGGCAAGTTTACTATTTTCAAAATATGAGATAAATGTTTGGGAATCACTTAGAGATGATGAGATTTGGAATTTACCACAGAAGAAGGATGATATCTTACCTGCACTAAAATTAAGCTACGATCAAATGCCATCCTATTTGAGGAAATGTTTTGCTATGTTCTCACTTTTTccaaaagattttgaatttcaGAGTCATGGCATTCATGCACTTTGGCGTGCAGCAGGTTTGCTTCCATCACCAAGCAAAAATGAAACTTCACTAGACATTGCAAATCGATATCTGAGTGAATTAATGTCAAGATCTTTTCTTGAAAATGTTTCTGACGTAAGCACATACTATTACTTTTTTATACATGATTTAGTGCATGATCTTGCACAATATGTTGCAAACGATGACTACCAACTAATCAGTTCTGAAAATCCAAATATACCAGAAAATGTTCTCCATCTGTCTTTTACTGAACTTGATTTGTTTAGCAAATCTTTCAAGCTAAACTTGTCAAGTGTGAGAACTATACTATTTCCTTTTGGAATAGAGAAAGCTGGCAATGAAGATCTGTTAACTACATGGGTGTCAACTTGCAAATACTTGCGATACTTGGATCTGCGTGATTCCACATTTGAGACTCTACCTAGATCAATCAGCAAATTGAAAcatttaagatttctttcaCTCAGGAATAACAGAAGAATAAGGAAACTCCCTGCTTCTATTTGCACGCTCCAAAATTTAGAAGAGTTGCATCTTCGTGGGTGTGTGGAGCTTGAAACTTTGCCAAAAAAGTTAAGAAACTTGATCAATCTGCAAAGAATATCCATAACCTCAAAGCAATCTGTCTTGCCAGAGGGTGACATTGCAAAGTTGGGTTCGCTTAAATACTTAGATATTTATGCTTGTGACAACCTGGAATCTGCATTTGTAGGGGTAAAGTTGTCTGCCCTTCGATTTTTGAGGATTATGAGGTGTAAGAATTTGAAGTCTTTGCCACTTGACACGCACCATTTTCCTCAACTAGAGCAATTCACTGTCGATGAATGTGGTAATTTTGAACTGTCAGATGGACATGAGGACATGAACTCTGTCTTGAGGTTAAAGACAATTTACTTTAGCATGGTGGTGAACTTCCCTTATTCTCTCCAGGGATATGCaaacacattacaaactttGGTGTTTGCAAAGTGCTACGAGCTGGAGGTGCTTCCTGAATGGCTGCTAAATATGACTTCTTTGAAATATCTTCATATCTGGAATTGTCCAAAGTTGATGTCTCTCCCTAATGGCATCCCTCGCCTTACAGCCCTTGAAGTTTTGCGAATCCAAAATTGCCCTGAATTATACAGAAAGTATCAGCCACATGTTGGAGAGTATTGGCACCAAATATCCCACATCAAGCATGCTGACATTAGGAAGACATGGAGAAGTCGCTAA
- the LOC130933724 gene encoding protein FAR1-RELATED SEQUENCE 5-like, whose amino-acid sequence MEVSLSEADADCGGSDGDVNEVENSDLEDLAGLSVDDILKKVWDSIENAYEFYRGFGKLHGFGVRKGDSGKDCDGNVVRYMFFCNKEGLRERKHYDRVDRTRVHKPETRTNCKAMLSVYFDKNDKHWKVRKLVTEHNHDLTPAGMVHLIANHRRLTEVAKSQIAGMQAHGIATSKIVGYMAGTVGGYSMLGFLKKDVYNYADKMRRIKVADGDANSALVYLEGKAESDPMAIAKYNVTSDNRLANLIWADESSRVDYQFFGDVLAFDSTYRKNKYKRPVVIFSGSNNHKQTTIFGFGLLLDESLASYRWMLENLMEIMCRKKPAVVVTDGEKAMIKAVSEVLPESTHRLCAWHVEKNVTSNVKDDELRGLFRRWL is encoded by the coding sequence ATGGAGGTGTCTTTGAGCGAGGCGGATGCTGATTGTGGAGGGAGTGATGGTGATGTTAACGAAGTAGAAAATTCTGATTTGGAAGACCTCGCTGGACTAAGTGTGGATGACATCCTGAAGAAGGTATGGGACAGcattgaaaatgcatatgagttcTATCGGGGTTTCGGAAAATTGCATGGATTCGGGGTGCGAAAGGGTGACTCAGGAAAAGACTGTGACGGGAATGTTGTAAGGTACATGTTTTTTTGTAACAAGGAAGGGTTGAGGGAGCGTAAACACTATGACAGGGTTGACCGAACAAGGGTACACAAACCGGAGACAAGAACCAACTGCAAGGCAATGTTATCGGTTTATTTTGACAAAAATGATAAGCATTGGAAGGTTAGGAAGTTAGTAACCGAACACAATCATGACCTGACACCGGCTGGAATGGTGCACCTGATTGCCAATCATCGTCGGTTAACGGAAGTTGCAAAGAGTCAGATAGCCGGTATGCAAGCTCATGGTATTGCGACCTCTAAGATTGTAGGGTACATGGCTGGTACGGTCGGGGGATATTCGATGCTGGGGTTCCTGAAGAAGGATGTCTACAACTATGCTGACAAAATGCGGCGCATTAAAGTAGCTGATGGCGATGCGAATTCTGCTTTAGTTTATCTAGAGGGAAAAGCCGAGTCAGACCCCATGGCAATCGCAAAATATAACGTGACTTCTGACAACAGGCTCGCGAATCTGATTTGGGCCGACGAATCTAGCAGAGTGGATTACCAATTCTTTGGCGATGTTTTGGCGTTCGATTCAACCTACAGGAAAAATAAATACAAGAGGCCGGTTGTTATTTTCTCAGGATCAAACAATCATAAGCAGACCACCATATTCGGGTTTGGGTTGTTGCTTGATGAAAGTCTGGCGTCCTATCGGTGGATGCTGGAGAATTTGATGGAGATCATGTGCCGTAAGAAGCCAGCTGTAGTGGTGACAGATGGGGAGAAAGCTATGATAAAGGCTGTCTCTGAAGTCCTCCCCGAGTCGACGCATCGCTTGTGTGCATGGCATGTGGAGAAGAACGTCACATCGAATGTCAAGGATGATGAATTACGTGGGCTGTTCAGAAGATGGTTGTAA